In Lactuca sativa cultivar Salinas chromosome 5, Lsat_Salinas_v11, whole genome shotgun sequence, the DNA window ACTCAAATTgtcatacctggaaatccggatgttacacgtCTCCAACTCGAAGAGTAAATTTAGAGTCTCTCATGTCAACTATTACACTCACGGTGTTTAGGAAAGGTCTTCCAATTATGGTCAGGACTTGAGGATCCGCTTCCATGTCCAATACTATGAAGTCCAAGGGGAACACAGACTTATCAACCTTCACCAATAGATCTTCACATATTCCTCTTGGGAATGCGACAATTTTACTTGTTAGTTGAATTGCCATTCGAATCGGCCTTGGCTCCGGAAGATCTAGTTTCTTGAAGAATGAGTAGGGCATGAGATTTACACTTGCCCCCAAATCAGCCAATGCATAAATGGTAGCTAA includes these proteins:
- the LOC111912784 gene encoding uncharacterized protein LOC111912784 — its product is MLNKLPKKKGDPRSLTLPCQFGNLATIYALADLGASVNLMPYSFFKKLDLPEPRPIRMAIQLTSKIVAFPRGICEDLLVKVDKSVFPLDFIVLDMEADPQVLTIIGRPFLNTVSVIVDMRDSKFTLRVGDV